A single region of the Felis catus isolate Fca126 chromosome F2, F.catus_Fca126_mat1.0, whole genome shotgun sequence genome encodes:
- the POLR2K gene encoding DNA-directed RNA polymerases I, II, and III subunit RPABC4, whose amino-acid sequence MDTQKDVQPPKQQPMIYICGECHTENEIKSRDPIRCRECGYRIMYKKRTKRLVVFDAR is encoded by the exons ATGGATACTCAGAAGGACGTTCAACCCCCAAAGCAGCAGCCAATGATATATATCTGCGGAG aatgtcacacggaaaatgaaataaaatccagGGATCCAATCAGATGCAGAGAATGTGGATACAGAATAATGTACAAGAAAAGGACTAAAAGAT TGGTGGTTTTTGATGCTCGATGA